A single genomic interval of Lathyrus oleraceus cultivar Zhongwan6 chromosome 7, CAAS_Psat_ZW6_1.0, whole genome shotgun sequence harbors:
- the LOC127102998 gene encoding AT-hook motif nuclear-localized protein 1 translates to MPIMYQILSSFGEVFASTAAVDFTPHVVTVNTGEDVGGKILSFARKSPRAICILSANGAISKVTLRQLGSSGGGILTYEGRFEILSLSGSYTVSDTSGIRTRDGGSSVSLAGPDGRVIGGSVAGLLTAAGPIQIVVGSFTPDANKTLKKKYQREHTVSSPTSTGPEIMTAARPISQANAHAESFMIPILSQLPDHQNQSCNQTNAPFFHCSKKDRFLKILRILFKIPKISVNNCFMFSTYPSLKNPTAKRLGLTTGSPTDFFLF, encoded by the exons ATGCCTATCATGTACCAAATCCTTTCTTCTTTTGGTGAAGTGTTTGCAAGCACAGCTGCTGTGGATTTTACACCGCATGTGGTTACTGTTAATACCGGAGAGGATGTTGGCGGGAAGATCTTGTCATTTGCGCGGAAGAGTCCAAGAGCGATATGCATTCTTTCTGCCAATGGAGCTATCTCTAAAGTCACACTACGTCAACTCGGTTCTTCCGGTGGTGGTATTTTGACTTATGAGGGTCGGTTTGAGATCTTATCTTTGTCTGGATCATATACGGTCTCAGACACTAGCGGCATAAGAACTCGCGATGGTGGATCGAGTGTCTCACTTGCTGGTCCTGACGGCCGAGTGATCGGAGGTTCTGTTGCTGGTCTACTTACAGCTGCTGGTCCTATCCAAATTGTAGTTGGAAGTTTCACGCCAGATGCTAACAAGACGCTTAAAAAGAAGTACCAACGGGAACACACGGTGTCGTCTCCAACTTCAACTGGTCCAGAAATCATGACAGCAGCAAGACCTATCTCACAAGCAAATGCTCATGCTGAAAGCTTCATGATACCGATTTTGTCTCAGTTACCCGATCATCAAAACCAGAGCTGTAATCAAACCAATGCTCCAttttttcactgcagtaaaaag GATAGGTTTTTGAAAATATTAAGGATTTTGTTTAAAATTCCTAAGATATCAGTTAATAATTGTTTTATGTTTTCAACTTATCCCTCATtgaaaaacccaacagccaagcggtTGGGTTTAACTACTGGTAGTCCAACAgacttttttttattttag